Proteins from a single region of Callithrix jacchus isolate 240 chromosome 12, calJac240_pri, whole genome shotgun sequence:
- the PRSS22 gene encoding brain-specific serine protease 4: MGEGVQAPTSVWRRKPALLCGSVPKVSPQVSEWQGQAPPAGRTGGQPPGGHLGRHSPDSQLLGSGLTGFPEPWVGPGLWAESQGPGPLLVGASGTPLIPKALGPSQHPVPQTSATPDPSHPQPRTPSFQCPGTFLCPWTVNVRTIGSRLRPPPSRGHRLHPQLEPGVSPRAPPRPVAAGFLPEAPPPAHDPQREPPGDWSDGIPPPGIKPGVTCREPTHPDPHCPGSLEPAACAPAPPATVVCGAPPAMGGGCLIIFTLLRVLLLAATLNAARIPVPPACGKPQQLNRVVGGQDSDDSEWPWVVSIQKNGTHHCAGSLLTSRWVITAAHCFKDNLNKPSLFSVLLGAWQLGNPGSRSQKVGVAWVQPHPVYSWKEGARADIALVRLEHSIQFSERVLPICLPDASIHLPPNTHCWISGWGSIQDGVPLPHPQTLQKLKVPIIDSEVCSRLYWRGAGQGAITEDMLCAGYLEGERDACLGDSGGPLMCQVDGAWLLAGIISWGEGCAERNRPGVYISLLAYRSWVERIVQGVQLRGRAQGSGALRALSPDSGSAARS; the protein is encoded by the exons AGGTGAGTCCTCAGGTATCTGAATGGCAGGGCCAAGCCCCACCCGCAGGAAGGACGGGAGGGCAGCCACCAGGAGGCCACCTAGGTCGCCACTCACCTGATTCACAGCTTTTGGGAAGTGGGTTAACGGGATTCCCCGAGCCCTGGGTTGGGCCAGGTCTCTGGGCTGAGTCACAGGGGCCTGGCCCCCTACTGGTGGGAGCCTCCGGCACCCCCTTGATCCCTAAGGCCCTAGGACCTTCCCAACACCCAGTTCCCCAGACTTCAGCCACTCCAGACCCAAGCCATCCCCAGCCCAGAACCCCTTCCTTTCAGTGCCCTGGGACCTTTCTCTGCCCCTGGACAGTCAACGTTAGGACCATTGGGTCCAGGCTCCGTCCCCCGCCCTCCAGAGGCCACAGGCTGCACCCACAGCTGGAGCCTGGGGTCTCACCTAGAGCCCCCCCACGCCCTGTAGCGGCTGGCTTCCTCCCCGAAGCCCCGCCCCCTGCCCATGACCCACAGAGGGAGCCACCTGGGGACTGGTCTGACGGCATTCCGCCTCCTGGGATAAAACCTGGGGTGACCTGCAGGGAACCTACACACCCTGACCCGCATTGCCCTGGGTCCCTCGAGCCTGCTGCCTGCGCCCCTGCCCCACCAGCCACGGTGGTTTGTGGAGCCCCCCCAGCCATGGGTGGGGGCTGTCTCATCATCTTCACCCTGCTGAGGGTGCTGCTGCTGGCGG CCACCCTCAATGCGGCCAGGATACCTG TTCCCCCAGCCTGTGGGAAGCCCCAGCAGCTGAACCGGGTTGTGGGCGGCCAGGACAGCGACGACAGTGAGTGGCCCTGGGTCGTGAGCATCCAGAAGAATGGGACCCACCACTGCGCCGGCTCCCTGCTCACCAGCCGCTGGGTGATCACCGCTGCCCACTGTTTCAAAGA cAACCTGAACAAGCCGTCCCTGTTCTCTGTACTGCTGGGTGCCTGGCAGCTGGGGAACCCTGGCTCTCGGTCCCAGAAGGTGGGTGTTGCCTGGGTGCAGCCCCACCCTGTGTACTCCTGGAAGGAGGGTGCCCGTGCGGACATCGCCCTGGTGCGTCTCGAGCACTCCATACAGTTCTCGGAACGGGTCCTGCCCATCTGCCTGCCTGACGCCTCTATCCACCTCCCTCCAAACACCCACTGCTGGATCTCAGGTTGGGGGAGCATCCAAGATGGAG TGCCCTTGCCCCACCCCCAGACCCTGCAGAAGCTGAAGGTTCCCATCATTGACTCGGAAGTCTGCAGCCGCCTGTACTGGCGGGGAGCAGGGCAGGGAGCCATCACTGAGGACATGTTGTGTGCTGGCTACTTGGAGGGGGAGCGGGATGCTTGTCTG GGCGACTCCGGGGGCCCCCTCATGTGCCAGGTGGACGGCGCCTGGCTGCTGGCCGGCATCATCAGCTGGGGTGAGGGCTGTGCCGAGCGCAACAGGCCCGGCGTCTACATCAGCCTCTTAGCTTACCGCTCCTGGGTGGAGAGGATTGTGCAAGGGGTGCAGCTCCGCGGGCGCGCGCAGGGGAGTGGGGCCCTCAGGGCACTGAGCCCAGACTCCGGGTCCGCCGCGCGCTCCTAG